From Cronobacter turicensis z3032, the proteins below share one genomic window:
- the pqqC gene encoding Pyrroloquinoline-quinone synthase, with translation MTEQRLLTPDEFDAALRAKGAFYHIHHPYHIAMHNGEATREQIQGWVANRFYYQTSIPIKDAAIMANCPHPEVRRQWVQRILDHDGYDGSEGGIEAWLRLGEAVGLSRESLLSEERVLPGVRFAVDAYVNFARRACWEEAACSSLTELFAPQIHQARLDSWPQHYTWIEAEGYDYFRSRLSQARRDVEHGLSLALEYCNTMERQQRMLEILQFKLDILWSMLDAMTMAYALDRAPYHTVTREAVWHKRRLV, from the coding sequence ATGACCGAGCAACGACTGCTGACGCCCGACGAATTCGACGCGGCGCTGCGCGCGAAAGGCGCGTTCTATCACATTCACCACCCTTATCACATCGCCATGCATAACGGCGAGGCGACCCGCGAGCAGATCCAGGGCTGGGTGGCGAACCGGTTCTATTACCAGACCAGCATTCCCATCAAGGACGCCGCCATTATGGCGAACTGTCCGCACCCGGAAGTGCGCCGCCAGTGGGTGCAGCGCATTCTCGACCACGACGGCTATGACGGCAGCGAAGGCGGCATTGAAGCCTGGCTGCGTCTTGGCGAGGCGGTCGGGCTGTCGCGCGAGTCGCTGCTCTCTGAAGAGCGCGTACTGCCGGGCGTGCGCTTCGCGGTGGACGCCTATGTAAACTTCGCCCGCCGCGCCTGCTGGGAAGAGGCCGCGTGCAGTTCGCTGACCGAGCTGTTCGCCCCGCAGATCCACCAGGCGCGTCTCGACAGCTGGCCGCAGCACTACACCTGGATTGAAGCGGAAGGCTATGACTACTTCCGCAGCCGCTTAAGCCAGGCGCGCCGCGACGTGGAGCACGGGCTTTCGCTCGCGCTGGAGTACTGCAACACGATGGAGCGCCAGCAGCGAATGCTGGAGATTTTGCAGTTTAAGCTCGACATCCTCTGGAGCATGCTCGACGCCATGACCATGGCTTACGCACTGGACAGAGCGCCTTATCACACCGTCACCCGCGAGGCGGTGTGGCACAAACGGAGACTGGTCTGA
- the pqqB gene encoding Coenzyme PQQ synthesis protein B: MQIKVLGSAAGGGFPQWNCNCANCQGVRNGTMKTAARTQSSIAVSDDGKNWVLCNVSPDICHQLLASPELHNPGVLRGTGIGAIILTDSQIDHSAGLLNLREGCPHHVWCTPEVHDDLCTGFPVFPMLSHWNGGLLHHPIAPLSRFQVRVCPGVHFTAIPLLSNAPPYSPYRDRPLPGHNVALFIEEEGGKSLLYAPGLGEPDDAILPWLERADVLLIDGTLWRDNELAATGVGHNTGKAMGHLALSEEQGLAALLARLPAERKILIHINNTNPILNEASPERQSLHQLGIEVSHDGMVIAL, from the coding sequence ATGCAAATCAAAGTTCTCGGCTCGGCGGCGGGCGGCGGTTTCCCTCAGTGGAACTGCAACTGCGCCAATTGCCAGGGCGTGCGTAACGGCACGATGAAAACCGCCGCGCGTACCCAGTCTTCTATCGCCGTCAGCGATGACGGAAAAAACTGGGTGCTGTGCAACGTCTCGCCCGACATTTGCCACCAGCTTCTCGCCTCACCCGAATTGCATAATCCCGGGGTGCTGCGCGGCACCGGCATCGGCGCGATTATTCTCACCGACAGCCAGATAGACCACAGCGCGGGATTACTCAATTTACGTGAAGGCTGCCCGCACCATGTCTGGTGCACGCCGGAAGTGCATGACGATCTCTGCACCGGTTTTCCGGTCTTCCCGATGCTCTCTCACTGGAACGGCGGGCTTCTCCATCACCCAATTGCGCCGCTGTCGCGCTTTCAGGTGCGGGTCTGCCCTGGCGTGCATTTCACCGCCATTCCGCTGCTGAGCAACGCGCCGCCCTACTCGCCGTACCGCGACCGCCCGCTGCCGGGCCATAACGTCGCGCTGTTTATTGAAGAAGAAGGCGGCAAAAGCCTGCTCTATGCGCCGGGCCTCGGCGAGCCGGACGACGCCATTCTGCCGTGGCTTGAGCGCGCCGACGTGCTGCTGATTGACGGCACGCTGTGGCGCGACAACGAGCTTGCCGCCACCGGCGTCGGCCATAACACCGGCAAAGCGATGGGCCATCTGGCGCTGTCGGAAGAACAGGGGCTGGCGGCCTTACTCGCGCGCCTGCCCGCAGAGCGCAAGATTCTCATTCATATTAATAATACCAACCCGATCCTCAACGAGGCGTCCCCGGAGCGCCAGTCCCTGCACCAGCTGGGCATTGAGGTAAGCCACGACGGGATGGTAATCGCGCTATAA
- the pqqD gene encoding Coenzyme PQQ synthesis protein D, with translation MQPERHHIPQFRRGYRLQWEEAQNTHVILYPEGMAKLNESAAAILQLVDGQQTAGAMIDTLEARFPEAAPLTDDVLGFLGLAYQQKWVIFRE, from the coding sequence ATGCAGCCTGAACGCCATCATATTCCGCAATTTCGCCGCGGTTACCGCCTGCAATGGGAAGAGGCGCAGAACACGCATGTGATCCTCTACCCGGAAGGCATGGCGAAACTGAACGAGAGCGCCGCCGCCATTCTGCAACTGGTGGACGGCCAGCAGACCGCGGGCGCGATGATCGACACGCTGGAAGCGCGCTTCCCCGAAGCCGCCCCGCTGACCGACGACGTGCTGGGTTTTCTGGGCCTCGCGTATCAACAAAAGTGGGTGATCTTCCGTGAGTGA